The following proteins are encoded in a genomic region of Sander lucioperca isolate FBNREF2018 chromosome 23, SLUC_FBN_1.2, whole genome shotgun sequence:
- the LOC116048540 gene encoding kelch-like protein 34, producing the protein MDSYSLLYSSSHRTRLLSGFQRLRSQRNMCDVVLEAGGVSFPCHRALLASSSEYFWALFGETTVERLAGSISLPALTPEGLNVILDFLYSGWLKVSPPTLPVVLEAARYLQVETAVSICERFLTDGLNAENCCCYANLAEHHTLLDALKAANQTIAMEMGTLLQESRDDLLGLNIESMMAVLDADEIPGVKEVELIKLALDWLDENGPLPLLKSNLLLSRLRFGLVASSDLTNINHAHRAMATPLIRSQLTRALEYHRLGSAQPIRQSKQSTLRASPNRVLLVGGGSSPDWPEQQILVFDPTSRKFSSLSSSIPLRLRNHCVCSVGGFLFVVGGEEVKEGDEDGKKSVSVATSNQVWRYDPRFVCWETVESMLERRAQFTCCIVEDAIYAIGGRRTGPDGNTHTSVASVEFYDMATGAWRRGATMPRPLYGHASAVLDNSIYVSGGVPGNQGGSNPVDNQDDHRASSREVLFWDLKGRVWEKRASMSIARFSHRLATAHGHIYALLGMYEPFCDIEQYDTQSDHWTRLRPLLIGSFNYGMVSTPSGNLLVFGGRRWSDGQEVIVKSVLEYDTKKDRWREICQLPRPLTGTECTLLPLPD; encoded by the coding sequence ATGGATAGCTACTCCCTCCTCTACAGTTCCTCCCACAGAACCAGGCTTCTCTCCGGCTTCCAGCGTCTGCGCTCTCAGAGAAACATGTGTGATGTCGTCCTAGAGGCTGGCGGTGTATCTTTTCCTTGTCATCGCGCCCTTTTGGCCAGCTCCAGCGAGTATTTTTGGGCTCTGTTTGGAGAGACTACCGTGGAGAGATTAGCTGGATCCATTAGCCTCCCTGCGCTAACACCTGAGGGTTTAAACGTCATTCTGGACTTCCTGTATTCCGGCTGGCTCAAGGTATCACCGCCTACACTTCCTGTTGTCTTGGAGGCAGCCAGGTACTTGCAGGTGGAGACGGCTGTGTCAATATGCGAGCGCTTTCTGACTGATGGTTTAAACGCTGAGAATTGCTGTTGCTATGCTAACCTGGCTGAGCATCACACCCTCTTAGATGCACTTAAAGCTGCCAATCAAACCATCGCTATGGAGATGGGGACATTGTTGCAAGAAAGCAGGGATGACCTTCTTGGGCTGAATATCGAATCAATGATGGCGGTGCTCGATGCTGACGAAATACCTGGTGTCAAAGAGGTGGAGCTTATAAAGCTGGCTCTGGATTGGCTTGATGAGAATGGACCCCTCCCTCTGCTGAAATCAAATCTTCTGCTGAGTCGTCTGCGCTTCGGATTGGTCGCCTCCTCTGACCTGACCAATATAAACCACGCCCACAGAGCCATGGCCACACCTCTCATCAGAAGTCAGCTTACCCGGGCGTTGGAGTACCACAGGCTGGGTTCTGCTCAGCCAATCAGACAGAGCAAACAGTCTACACTCAGAGCGTCGCCGAATCGCGTGCTACTTGTGGGTGGAGGATCCAGCCCTGATTGGCCAGAACAGCAGATTTTGGTGTTTGATCCTACAAGTAGGAAGTTTTCATCTCTGAGCTCCAGCATCCCGCTGCGACTGAGAAATCACTGTGTGTGCTCAGTGGGTGGTTTCCTCTTCGTGGTCGGAGGAGAAGAAGTGAAAGAGGGAGACGAGGATGGGAAAAAGTCAGTCTCCGTGGCGACATCCAACCAGGTGTGGCGCTACGATCCTCGCTTCGTCTGCTGGGAGACGGTGGAGTCAATGCTGGAGAGGCGGGCGCAGTTCACCTGCTGCATCGTGGAGGATGCCATTTACGCCATCGGGGGACGACGCACAGGACCAGAcggcaacacacacacctctgtagCTTCTGTTGAGTTTTACGACATGGCCACTGGAGCGTGGAGGAGAGGAGCAACGATGCCTCGCCCCCTTTATGGCCATGCTTCTGCTGTGCTTGACAACAGCATCTACGTGTCAGGTGGTGTCCCGGGCAACCAGGGCGGCAGTAACCCTGTTGATAACCAGGATGACCACAGAGCGAGTAGCAGAGAAGTCTTGTTCTGGGACCTCAAAGGCAGAGTCTGGGAGAAGCGAGCGTCCATGTCCATCGCCAGGTTCAGCCATCGCCTGGCAACCGCCCACGGCCACATCTACGCCCTGTTGGGAATGTACGAGCCTTTCTGCGATATCGAACAATACGATACGCAGTCAGACCACTGGACCCGCCTTCGACCGCTTCTCATTGGCTCCTTCAACTACGGGATGGTGTCAACGCCGTCTGGGAATCTGCTGGTGTTTGGAGGGAGGAGATGGAGCGACGGACAGGAGGTGATAGTGAAGAGTGTGTTGGAGTACGATACAAAGAAAGATCGCTGGAGAGAGATCTGCCAGCTCCCCAGACCTCTCACTGGGACTGAGTGCACACTGCTGCCTCTACCAGACTGA